The following are from one region of the Ischnura elegans chromosome X, ioIscEleg1.1, whole genome shotgun sequence genome:
- the LOC124170723 gene encoding OTU domain-containing protein 5-B isoform X2, with product MTILSKKKNNPKNEEPSDNGGLSTTSSALPVSASALESTENHGLPCAPFSPTSNAQQHHLWPSQSSSSREEKHPPHNAANNPFDEMLDSVPSVGKRRHRASPHRTSRSKHRERVNSPPTCHLGPGQHPQQGVKSKPQASRPPPARPPTPSAGPSGAAYLDEASGYNSEDEYGMVAYLTEEEWAERDRRFEKRLRKKGWVIKQMGEDGACLFRAVADQVFGDQEMHSIVRNQCMDFLVLNKDHYKQYMTEDLDAYVARKRNDSVHGNHIELQALSEMFNRAIEIFCYSIEPINIFHGLAKPDNEPIRLSYHRGVHYNSIVDPYKATIGVGLGLPNFTPGLADTNLMKEAVRQSEECVIEQAMLEDKIMATDWEATDEVLTEQAARESYIQWLKDNEKRNKTMRASTATTSASVTSAENRPTKSGVNQRLKENSPEPHNRPVRSAIGNRNREPSPDIMGHSARPGMNPRHKDAFRCPPGCPCGTKQSYVPLPSCFFQNLSRSEDYNLEPEPGSSNLNRPWGSGLMGKVTKQKPCHSKQAAMGGSPMRSGSPEVSGHETHSVMHAPSGHHSPSTATTSHNLGPAGPCHSPNLLSSCKHFRYCVRDYSDEDEEEHALVNAPLDVVSPCEPGPSRGRNEMSMDFSKSCYNFLNQVPPEVLGLSGWEDDAKVLAEVLATSQEEYLDSLKKSTPKDSCETVDEEPSVSPEDNNPSNLYECS from the exons ATGACAATCCTGAGTAAAAAGAAGAATAACCCGAAAAATGAAGAGCCGTCAGATAATGGCGGACTAAGTACAACATCATCTGCGCTACCAGTCTCGGCCTCTGCG TTGGAGTCTACTGAAAATCATGGTCTTCCGTGTGCACCGTTTAGTCCCACATCAAATGCTCAGCAGCATCATTTATGGCCTTCTCAAAGCAGCTCCAGTCGTGAAGAGAAACACCCACCACATAATGCCGCTAACAATCCTTTTGATGAGATGCTTGACTCAGTTCCAAGTGTGGGCAAAAGAAGACATCGTGCCAGTCCACATAG GACTTCACGCTCCAAGCATCGAGAGAGAGTGAACTCGCCGCCCACTTGCCACTTGGGTCCAGGCCAGCACCCTCAACAGGGTGTGAAGAGCAAGCCTCAAGCATCTCGTCCCCCACCAGCTAGACCCCCAACACCATCCGCTGGTCCCTCGGGTGCTGCATACCTAGATGAGGCTAGTGGGTATAATTCTGAGGATGAATATGGCATGGTAGCATACCTCACTGAAGAGGAATGGGCAGAG AGAGACCGTAGGTTTGAAAAGAGACTGAGGAAGAAAGGCTGGGTTATCAAGCAGATGGGAGAGGATGGGGCATGCCTCTTCCGTGCTGTTGCTGATCAGGTGTTTGGAGACCAGGAAATGCACTCCATAGTCAGGAATCAATGCATGGACTTTCTT GTTTTAAATAAAGACCATTATAAGCAATACATGACTGAAGATCTTGATGCATATGTGGCCCGCAAACGAAATGACTCCGTGCATGGAAACCATATTGAGCTTCAAGCCCTGAGTGAGATGTTCAACAGggctattgaaatattttgctacAGCATAG AaccaattaatattttccatggaTTAGCCAAGCCGGACAATGAACCTATTCGCCTCTCCTATCATCGAGGTGTACATTATAACAGCATTGTTGATCCATATAAAGCAACTATTGGTGTTGGTCTAGGTTTGCCAAATTTCACCCCTGGTCTAGCAGACACAAACTTAATGAAAGAAGCTGTCAGGCAAAGTGAAGAGTGTGTAATTGAACAG GCGATGTTGGAGGACAAGATAATGGCTACAGATTGGGAAGCTACGGATGAAGTGCTGACAGAGCAGGCTGCTCGAGAAAGTTATATTCAGTGGCTCAAAGACAATGAAAAGCGAAACAAGACAATG CGCGCCTCTACAGCCACCACCTCAGCAAGTGTCACTTCAGCCGAGAATAGACCCACCAAATCTGGGGTCAACCAGAGGCTGAAAGAAAACTCTCCTGAACCCCATAATCGTCCAGTGCGATCAGCAATTGGCAACAGGAACCGTGAACCATCGCCTGATATTATGGGCCACTCTGCTAGACCAGGAATGAACCCCAGGCACAAGGATGCATTCCGATGCCCCCCCGGTTGCCCGTGTGGCACCAAACAATCTTATGTCCCTCTCCCTTCTTGcttctttcaaaatttatctAGATCGGAGGACTATAATCTTGAGCCAGAGCCAGGGTCATCAAATTTGAACAGACCGTGGGGATCGGGGCTGATGGGAAAGGTGACAAAACAGAAGCCGTGCCACAGTAAGCAAGCAGCGATGGGAGGCTCGCCTATGAGGTCTGGCTCCCCCGAAGTTAGTGGCCACGAGACACATTCAGTGATGCATGCTCCATCAGGGCACCACTCCCCCTCGACTGCTACCACAAGTCACAACTTGGGGCCGGCAGGGCCATGTCACAGCCCCAACCTTCTTTCCTCGTGCAAACACTTCCGTTACTGCGTGCGGGATTATTCGGATGAGGATGAAGAGGAGCATGCCTTAGTGAACGCACCGCTGGATGTTGTCTCCCCTTGTGAGCCCGGTCCATCACGAGGGAGGAATGAGATGAGCATGGATTTCAGCAAGTCTTGCTACAATTTTCTCAACCAAGTGCCACCAGAAGTTCTGG GATTATCGGGGTGGGAAGATGATGCCAAGGTGTTGGCTGAAGTCCTGGCAACATCTCAAGAGGAGTACTTGGACTCCTTAAAGAAATCTACTCCCAAGGATTCCTGTGAAACAGTTGATGAAGAACCTTCAGTATCTCCTGAAGATAATAACCCTTCTAACTTATATGAATGCAGCTAA
- the LOC124170723 gene encoding OTU domain-containing protein 5-B isoform X1, which translates to MTILSKKKNNPKNEEPSDNGGLSTTSSALPVSASALESTENHGLPCAPFSPTSNAQQHHLWPSQSSSSREEKHPPHNAANNPFDEMLDSVPSVGKRRHRASPHRTSRSKHRERVNSPPTCHLGPGQHPQQGVKSKPQASRPPPARPPTPSAGPSGAAYLDEASGYNSEDEYGMVAYLTEEEWAERDRRFEKRLRKKGWVIKQMGEDGACLFRAVADQVFGDQEMHSIVRNQCMDFLVLNKDHYKQYMTEDLDAYVARKRNDSVHGNHIELQALSEMFNRAIEIFCYSIEPINIFHGLAKPDNEPIRLSYHRGVHYNSIVDPYKATIGVGLGLPNFTPGLADTNLMKEAVRQSEECVIEQAMLEDKIMATDWEATDEVLTEQAARESYIQWLKDNEKRNKTMQRASTATTSASVTSAENRPTKSGVNQRLKENSPEPHNRPVRSAIGNRNREPSPDIMGHSARPGMNPRHKDAFRCPPGCPCGTKQSYVPLPSCFFQNLSRSEDYNLEPEPGSSNLNRPWGSGLMGKVTKQKPCHSKQAAMGGSPMRSGSPEVSGHETHSVMHAPSGHHSPSTATTSHNLGPAGPCHSPNLLSSCKHFRYCVRDYSDEDEEEHALVNAPLDVVSPCEPGPSRGRNEMSMDFSKSCYNFLNQVPPEVLGLSGWEDDAKVLAEVLATSQEEYLDSLKKSTPKDSCETVDEEPSVSPEDNNPSNLYECS; encoded by the exons ATGACAATCCTGAGTAAAAAGAAGAATAACCCGAAAAATGAAGAGCCGTCAGATAATGGCGGACTAAGTACAACATCATCTGCGCTACCAGTCTCGGCCTCTGCG TTGGAGTCTACTGAAAATCATGGTCTTCCGTGTGCACCGTTTAGTCCCACATCAAATGCTCAGCAGCATCATTTATGGCCTTCTCAAAGCAGCTCCAGTCGTGAAGAGAAACACCCACCACATAATGCCGCTAACAATCCTTTTGATGAGATGCTTGACTCAGTTCCAAGTGTGGGCAAAAGAAGACATCGTGCCAGTCCACATAG GACTTCACGCTCCAAGCATCGAGAGAGAGTGAACTCGCCGCCCACTTGCCACTTGGGTCCAGGCCAGCACCCTCAACAGGGTGTGAAGAGCAAGCCTCAAGCATCTCGTCCCCCACCAGCTAGACCCCCAACACCATCCGCTGGTCCCTCGGGTGCTGCATACCTAGATGAGGCTAGTGGGTATAATTCTGAGGATGAATATGGCATGGTAGCATACCTCACTGAAGAGGAATGGGCAGAG AGAGACCGTAGGTTTGAAAAGAGACTGAGGAAGAAAGGCTGGGTTATCAAGCAGATGGGAGAGGATGGGGCATGCCTCTTCCGTGCTGTTGCTGATCAGGTGTTTGGAGACCAGGAAATGCACTCCATAGTCAGGAATCAATGCATGGACTTTCTT GTTTTAAATAAAGACCATTATAAGCAATACATGACTGAAGATCTTGATGCATATGTGGCCCGCAAACGAAATGACTCCGTGCATGGAAACCATATTGAGCTTCAAGCCCTGAGTGAGATGTTCAACAGggctattgaaatattttgctacAGCATAG AaccaattaatattttccatggaTTAGCCAAGCCGGACAATGAACCTATTCGCCTCTCCTATCATCGAGGTGTACATTATAACAGCATTGTTGATCCATATAAAGCAACTATTGGTGTTGGTCTAGGTTTGCCAAATTTCACCCCTGGTCTAGCAGACACAAACTTAATGAAAGAAGCTGTCAGGCAAAGTGAAGAGTGTGTAATTGAACAG GCGATGTTGGAGGACAAGATAATGGCTACAGATTGGGAAGCTACGGATGAAGTGCTGACAGAGCAGGCTGCTCGAGAAAGTTATATTCAGTGGCTCAAAGACAATGAAAAGCGAAACAAGACAATG CAGCGCGCCTCTACAGCCACCACCTCAGCAAGTGTCACTTCAGCCGAGAATAGACCCACCAAATCTGGGGTCAACCAGAGGCTGAAAGAAAACTCTCCTGAACCCCATAATCGTCCAGTGCGATCAGCAATTGGCAACAGGAACCGTGAACCATCGCCTGATATTATGGGCCACTCTGCTAGACCAGGAATGAACCCCAGGCACAAGGATGCATTCCGATGCCCCCCCGGTTGCCCGTGTGGCACCAAACAATCTTATGTCCCTCTCCCTTCTTGcttctttcaaaatttatctAGATCGGAGGACTATAATCTTGAGCCAGAGCCAGGGTCATCAAATTTGAACAGACCGTGGGGATCGGGGCTGATGGGAAAGGTGACAAAACAGAAGCCGTGCCACAGTAAGCAAGCAGCGATGGGAGGCTCGCCTATGAGGTCTGGCTCCCCCGAAGTTAGTGGCCACGAGACACATTCAGTGATGCATGCTCCATCAGGGCACCACTCCCCCTCGACTGCTACCACAAGTCACAACTTGGGGCCGGCAGGGCCATGTCACAGCCCCAACCTTCTTTCCTCGTGCAAACACTTCCGTTACTGCGTGCGGGATTATTCGGATGAGGATGAAGAGGAGCATGCCTTAGTGAACGCACCGCTGGATGTTGTCTCCCCTTGTGAGCCCGGTCCATCACGAGGGAGGAATGAGATGAGCATGGATTTCAGCAAGTCTTGCTACAATTTTCTCAACCAAGTGCCACCAGAAGTTCTGG GATTATCGGGGTGGGAAGATGATGCCAAGGTGTTGGCTGAAGTCCTGGCAACATCTCAAGAGGAGTACTTGGACTCCTTAAAGAAATCTACTCCCAAGGATTCCTGTGAAACAGTTGATGAAGAACCTTCAGTATCTCCTGAAGATAATAACCCTTCTAACTTATATGAATGCAGCTAA